A genomic stretch from Natronomonas gomsonensis includes:
- a CDS encoding universal stress protein: MPRQILVPYDGGDPADAALSFVLREFPDASITVLHVVEPFPDHTAAGTEDPSADTWQGRAVDIAEEVFDGVWERTADHDADIDTHWEYGRPRHVIVEYIENNPIDHVVMGSHGRGAVSRLILGSVAEAVVRRSPVPVTVVRDPEAD; encoded by the coding sequence ATGCCGCGTCAGATACTCGTTCCGTACGACGGTGGGGACCCGGCGGATGCTGCTCTCTCGTTTGTGCTCCGGGAGTTCCCCGACGCCTCGATAACCGTGTTGCACGTCGTCGAGCCGTTTCCCGACCACACCGCGGCGGGAACGGAGGACCCCTCGGCCGACACTTGGCAGGGACGAGCAGTCGACATTGCCGAGGAGGTGTTCGACGGCGTGTGGGAGCGCACTGCCGATCACGACGCCGACATCGACACTCACTGGGAGTACGGCCGCCCTCGTCACGTCATCGTCGAGTACATCGAAAACAACCCAATCGACCACGTCGTGATGGGGAGCCACGGTCGCGGTGCGGTCTCCCGGTTGATTCTCGGGAGCGTCGCGGAGGCGGTCGTCCGCCGCTCGCCGGTCCCGGTCACGGTCGTTCGTGACCCCGAAGCCGACTGA
- a CDS encoding isoaspartyl peptidase/L-asparaginase, which produces MRVIVHGGAGSPADEPTPRQEVLDAAAETGGETDDPTDAVVAAVRVLEGDPRFNAGVGSAVQSDGYIRTDAGLMTDDREAGAACGMPGVEAAIEVARLVKEGTPHVLVSGVHAVDLAEAFGVETEVDLWSERTREQWEDLDERPAGDAGEHAEWVSERFGGDPEGRGETPADHDTVGAVATDGETVAAATSTGGRWLALAGRVGDVPQVGSGFYCTEVGGVSATGAGEDIARLNLSRRASQFLEDGLDAQAAADAALAEFGDLAEGSAGLIVLSPDGDCGQAYNSEAMQTAVSGSV; this is translated from the coding sequence ATGCGCGTCATCGTCCACGGCGGGGCCGGCAGTCCGGCCGACGAGCCGACACCGCGACAGGAAGTCCTCGACGCCGCCGCCGAAACCGGCGGGGAGACCGACGACCCGACCGATGCGGTCGTCGCCGCGGTTCGCGTTCTCGAAGGCGACCCACGGTTCAACGCCGGCGTCGGGTCGGCGGTCCAGTCCGACGGCTACATTCGCACCGACGCCGGCCTGATGACCGACGACCGCGAGGCGGGGGCGGCCTGCGGAATGCCCGGCGTCGAAGCCGCAATCGAGGTCGCCCGCCTCGTCAAAGAGGGGACGCCACACGTCCTCGTCTCGGGCGTCCACGCCGTCGACCTCGCCGAGGCCTTCGGCGTCGAGACCGAGGTCGACCTCTGGTCGGAGCGGACCCGCGAGCAGTGGGAGGACCTCGATGAGCGCCCCGCCGGCGACGCCGGGGAACACGCCGAGTGGGTATCCGAACGGTTCGGCGGCGACCCGGAGGGACGGGGCGAAACGCCCGCCGACCACGACACGGTCGGCGCGGTGGCGACCGATGGCGAGACGGTCGCCGCCGCCACCTCGACGGGCGGCCGCTGGCTGGCTTTGGCCGGCCGGGTCGGTGACGTGCCGCAGGTCGGCAGCGGCTTCTACTGCACCGAGGTCGGCGGGGTCTCCGCGACGGGTGCCGGCGAGGACATCGCTCGCCTGAACCTCTCCCGTCGCGCCAGTCAGTTCCTCGAAGACGGCCTCGACGCTCAGGCGGCCGCCGACGCCGCCCTCGCGGAGTTCGGCGACCTCGCCGAGGGGTCGGCGGGGCTCATCGTTCTCTCCCCCGACGGCGACTGTGGGCAGGCGTACAACAGCGAGGCGATGCAGACTGCCGTTTCGGGGTCGGTCTGA
- the icd gene encoding isocitrate dehydrogenase (NADP(+)): MGYDKVEVPKQGEQIEVTGDDELVVPDDPIIPIIHGDGIGVDVGPAAQDVLQAAANATGREINWMRVYAGESAREKYDENLPDDTIEALKEFKVSIKGPLTTPVGAGFRSLNVALRKKLDLYTNIRPTYHLDGVPSPVKRPEQMDMVSFRENTEDVYAGIEWESGTDEVQQVKEFVEDEMGFDSTIHDGPVGIGIKPITEFGTKRLVRKAIDYALENDRDSVTLVHKGNIMKFTEGAFRDWGYEVAEEEYGEKVITEDTLWEERDGEPPEDAVVVNDRIADNMLQQILTRTDQYDVLALPNLNGDYLSDACGAQIGGLGIAPGANVGDGRVLAEPVHGSAPKYAGQDKVNPTAMILSGRIMLEFMGWDDAADLVRDAVEQTIVDRKVTYDIERQIEGGEKLATSEYANAVIDNLEDLA; the protein is encoded by the coding sequence ATGGGATACGACAAAGTCGAGGTGCCCAAGCAGGGCGAGCAAATCGAGGTAACGGGTGACGACGAACTCGTCGTACCGGACGACCCCATCATCCCCATCATCCACGGCGACGGTATCGGCGTCGACGTCGGCCCGGCGGCACAGGACGTGCTGCAGGCCGCCGCCAACGCGACCGGCCGGGAAATCAACTGGATGCGCGTCTACGCCGGCGAGTCCGCACGGGAGAAGTACGACGAGAACCTCCCCGACGACACCATCGAGGCGCTCAAGGAGTTCAAGGTCTCCATCAAGGGTCCGCTGACGACGCCCGTCGGTGCCGGCTTCCGCAGCCTCAACGTCGCCCTCCGGAAGAAACTCGACCTCTACACCAACATCCGTCCGACGTACCACCTCGACGGTGTCCCATCACCGGTCAAGCGACCCGAGCAGATGGACATGGTATCGTTCCGGGAGAACACCGAAGACGTCTACGCCGGCATCGAGTGGGAGTCCGGCACCGACGAGGTCCAGCAGGTCAAGGAGTTCGTCGAAGACGAGATGGGCTTCGATTCGACCATCCACGACGGCCCGGTCGGCATCGGCATCAAGCCCATCACCGAGTTCGGGACGAAACGGCTCGTCCGGAAGGCCATCGACTACGCCCTCGAGAACGACCGCGATTCGGTCACGCTCGTCCACAAGGGCAACATCATGAAGTTCACCGAGGGTGCCTTCCGCGATTGGGGCTACGAAGTCGCCGAAGAGGAGTACGGCGAGAAGGTCATCACCGAGGACACCCTCTGGGAGGAGCGCGACGGCGAACCGCCGGAGGACGCCGTCGTCGTCAACGACCGCATCGCCGACAACATGCTCCAACAGATTCTCACCCGCACCGACCAGTACGACGTACTGGCGCTGCCGAACCTCAACGGCGACTACCTCTCGGACGCCTGTGGCGCCCAAATCGGCGGACTCGGCATCGCCCCCGGCGCCAACGTCGGCGACGGCCGCGTGCTGGCCGAACCCGTCCACGGCTCGGCACCGAAGTACGCCGGCCAGGACAAGGTCAACCCCACGGCGATGATTCTCTCCGGCCGCATCATGCTGGAGTTCATGGGTTGGGACGACGCCGCCGACCTCGTTCGTGACGCCGTCGAGCAGACCATCGTCGACCGGAAGGTCACCTACGACATCGAGCGCCAA